In Dictyoglomus sp. NZ13-RE01, the following are encoded in one genomic region:
- a CDS encoding peptide ABC transporter permease — protein MGILKYILRRLVTIAVSLVIIVIITYVLMWLAPGDFFNINAFQASAGKVSTLTPDQLQVLIKGFEEKYGLNVPLWKQILNYLWDAVRFKFGPSFSNPNMTIEEQIAMRFPVTFTLSILAMLFAILIGIPLGVIAALRRNTWIDYTSMFISMIGSILPQYLIGVLMVIIFSVYLKWLPTSGWGEPKQMVMPVITVGLGPLAIIARFMRASLLDILNQDYIRTAYAKGGKERTVIIRHALRNALIPIVTIIGPNLAFLLTGTVYIENLFRVPGLGQLFVSAAAQRDYPLLVTSTFILALFVMVINLLVDVIYAFLDPRIKYE, from the coding sequence ATGGGAATACTCAAATATATTTTAAGAAGATTAGTTACAATAGCGGTTTCTTTAGTGATAATTGTAATTATAACGTATGTTCTTATGTGGCTTGCACCTGGTGACTTCTTTAATATTAATGCTTTCCAGGCAAGCGCTGGAAAAGTTTCTACCTTAACACCAGATCAATTGCAGGTTTTGATTAAGGGATTTGAAGAAAAGTATGGTTTAAATGTTCCTCTTTGGAAGCAGATTTTAAACTATTTATGGGATGCTGTTAGATTTAAATTTGGTCCTTCCTTTTCTAATCCAAATATGACCATAGAAGAGCAAATAGCTATGCGTTTCCCAGTAACTTTTACCTTATCTATATTGGCTATGCTTTTTGCAATCTTAATAGGAATTCCCCTTGGCGTAATAGCAGCATTAAGAAGAAATACTTGGATAGATTATACTTCTATGTTTATATCAATGATTGGAAGTATTCTTCCTCAATACTTAATTGGTGTTCTCATGGTCATTATATTCAGTGTCTATCTTAAGTGGCTACCTACATCGGGTTGGGGAGAACCAAAACAGATGGTTATGCCAGTAATAACGGTTGGATTAGGTCCTCTTGCCATTATTGCCCGTTTTATGAGAGCAAGCTTGTTAGACATACTAAATCAAGATTATATAAGGACAGCTTATGCTAAGGGTGGAAAAGAAAGAACAGTTATTATTAGGCATGCCTTAAGAAATGCCTTAATACCAATTGTAACAATTATAGGTCCAAACCTTGCATTTTTATTAACAGGTACTGTATATATAGAAAATTTATTTAGAGTTCCTGGTTTAGGTCAGCTTTTTGTAAGTGCAGCTGCACAGAGAGATTATCCATTACTTGTTACCTCGACCTTTATCTTGGCTTTATTCGTCATGGTTATAAATTTACTTGTGGATGTTATATATGCATTCTTAGATCCAAGGATTAAGTATGAATAA
- a CDS encoding peptide ABC transporter ATP-binding protein — translation MAELLKVENLRTYFYRYDGVVKAVDGISYSLNHGETLGIVGESGSGKTVSVLSLIRLLRGNGRIESGSAIFDGRDLLKLSKEELRQVRGKDISIIFQDPMTSLNPIMRIGIQIMEPLLWHNIMSDKEARDRAMELLRLVGIPEHKTRFFDYPFQFSGGMRQRVMIAMALACNPKLVIADEPTTALDVTIRAQILNLMQDMKEEFNMSVILITHDITLAMNFCDSIMVMYAGKVMEYAPIDRFIRNPLHPYTIGLINSTLDLSKKEGALKPIPGNPPNLINPPSGCRFHPRCSYAQDICREVEPELKEAEEGHMVACHLVKGGKLNA, via the coding sequence ATGGCTGAGTTACTAAAGGTAGAAAATTTAAGAACTTATTTCTATAGGTATGATGGAGTTGTTAAAGCTGTAGATGGTATAAGTTATAGTTTGAATCATGGTGAGACTTTGGGAATTGTGGGAGAAAGTGGTTCTGGTAAAACGGTCTCTGTTTTATCACTGATCAGATTGTTAAGAGGTAATGGGAGGATTGAATCAGGATCTGCAATTTTTGATGGAAGAGATCTATTAAAACTGAGTAAGGAAGAGTTAAGACAAGTAAGAGGTAAAGATATATCTATTATATTTCAGGATCCTATGACCTCTTTAAATCCGATTATGAGGATTGGTATACAGATTATGGAGCCTTTACTTTGGCATAACATTATGTCTGATAAAGAGGCAAGAGATAGAGCAATGGAACTCCTAAGATTAGTTGGTATTCCAGAGCATAAAACAAGATTCTTTGATTATCCATTCCAATTTTCAGGTGGAATGAGACAAAGAGTTATGATTGCTATGGCACTTGCCTGTAATCCTAAGTTAGTAATTGCTGATGAGCCAACAACTGCTCTTGATGTAACTATTAGGGCTCAGATTTTGAATCTTATGCAGGATATGAAAGAAGAGTTTAATATGAGTGTTATTTTAATTACCCATGATATAACTTTAGCAATGAATTTCTGTGATTCTATTATGGTTATGTATGCAGGGAAGGTTATGGAATATGCACCTATTGATAGATTCATTAGAAATCCACTACATCCTTATACTATTGGCTTGATAAATTCTACATTGGATCTTTCCAAAAAAGAAGGAGCTTTAAAACCTATCCCAGGAAACCCACCAAATCTTATCAATCCTCCTTCTGGTTGTAGGTTCCATCCCAGATGTAGTTATGCTCAAGATATATGTAGGGAGGTAGAACCGGAATTAAAAGAGGCAGAAGAGGGACATATGGTAGCATGTCATTTAGTGAAGGGAGGAAAATTAAATGCCTGA
- a CDS encoding peptide ABC transporter substrate-binding protein has translation MRKGYLLMFVLVSLLLLSGVINGQKEVVVSLPYWDTAGLTPYYWQAQHILAQGTIFEGLYGYAPDPKGLGGVKVVPVIAQSVTVSKDYKTWTFKLRKDKKWSNGDPVTAKDFEWSFRYYSSPKIPDLPAWAGPLQFFENFWAVKSGALPETELGVKALDDYTLQIKLSQPRYDMKEWLCVAQGVPIHRKTVEADPANWWKPGKIVVNGPYIPVSFTPGKELVLVKNKNYVGEVGNVDKIILKFGGLGLQAFQAGELDAAMINSVGELKYVKANPELAKLLKEDVMDCFWQGYQWSRGFDPLSDNKKLRQALAMAIDREKLCNEVLGGRALPLAKYWPSGNPIGDKLKDIPFDVATAKKLLAEAGFPDGKGLKTLVFYITGGGDPVVEFVVDQWKKNLGVNCIIENIESGLYWNSYVWANYTPDAKAGFTTIGAPMNNLEIGALFKNSDHTVWFYDYPVSVRKRIYELYQELDAWLRKDGGLTEADWKPLIEKRNTLYANFQKILQTEPEKLWKEELTRPPVWYEQFDELYEKWKSAKTNAEKTSYWRSAGRVLTDQELFQTGYFGANKTRHEAYRWRLRAVNRPFDEAIKIVPYGLQIMQDQYFMVPLYLAKAQWVQNPKLEGLMLYKFSWGPGFFNFKYLNMKD, from the coding sequence ATGCGCAAAGGTTATTTATTAATGTTTGTTTTGGTTTCCTTACTTCTTCTTTCAGGTGTGATTAATGGACAAAAAGAAGTGGTTGTAAGCTTACCCTATTGGGACACAGCAGGATTAACTCCTTATTATTGGCAAGCCCAACATATTCTTGCTCAAGGTACAATTTTTGAAGGATTATACGGATATGCACCTGATCCAAAAGGACTTGGTGGAGTAAAAGTAGTTCCAGTTATTGCCCAAAGTGTTACTGTATCAAAAGATTATAAAACTTGGACCTTCAAATTAAGAAAAGATAAAAAATGGTCCAATGGAGATCCAGTAACTGCAAAAGATTTTGAGTGGTCATTCCGTTACTATTCAAGTCCTAAGATACCTGATCTTCCTGCATGGGCTGGTCCACTTCAATTTTTTGAAAACTTCTGGGCAGTGAAGAGTGGAGCACTTCCAGAGACAGAACTTGGTGTAAAAGCCCTTGATGACTATACTCTTCAAATCAAGCTATCTCAACCAAGGTATGATATGAAAGAATGGCTTTGCGTAGCCCAGGGCGTACCAATTCATAGAAAAACAGTAGAAGCGGATCCAGCAAATTGGTGGAAACCAGGTAAAATAGTTGTCAATGGACCATATATTCCAGTATCCTTCACTCCTGGTAAAGAGTTAGTACTTGTTAAGAATAAAAACTACGTAGGAGAAGTAGGAAATGTAGATAAGATTATATTAAAGTTTGGAGGACTTGGTTTACAGGCATTCCAGGCTGGTGAATTAGATGCAGCAATGATCAATAGTGTAGGAGAATTGAAGTATGTAAAAGCAAATCCTGAATTAGCAAAACTATTGAAAGAAGACGTTATGGACTGCTTCTGGCAGGGATATCAATGGTCACGTGGGTTTGACCCATTATCTGATAATAAGAAGTTAAGACAGGCTCTTGCTATGGCTATAGATAGAGAAAAACTATGTAACGAAGTTCTTGGTGGAAGAGCATTACCTCTTGCAAAATACTGGCCCAGCGGTAACCCAATCGGAGATAAATTAAAGGATATTCCTTTTGATGTTGCAACTGCCAAGAAGCTTCTTGCAGAAGCTGGATTCCCAGATGGAAAAGGCTTAAAGACTCTTGTATTCTACATAACTGGTGGTGGAGATCCTGTTGTAGAGTTTGTAGTAGATCAATGGAAGAAGAACCTTGGCGTAAATTGTATTATTGAAAATATTGAGTCTGGATTATACTGGAACTCCTATGTTTGGGCAAATTATACACCAGACGCAAAAGCAGGATTTACAACAATCGGAGCTCCAATGAATAACTTAGAAATTGGCGCGCTATTTAAGAACTCTGATCATACTGTATGGTTCTATGATTATCCTGTTAGCGTAAGAAAGAGAATCTACGAGTTATATCAAGAGTTAGATGCATGGCTTAGAAAAGATGGTGGATTGACAGAAGCTGATTGGAAGCCATTAATTGAAAAGAGAAATACATTATATGCTAACTTCCAAAAGATACTGCAAACTGAGCCAGAAAAATTATGGAAGGAAGAGTTAACAAGACCACCTGTATGGTATGAACAATTTGATGAACTATATGAGAAATGGAAGTCTGCAAAGACTAATGCAGAAAAGACCAGTTACTGGAGATCTGCAGGTAGAGTCTTAACAGACCAAGAACTATTCCAGACAGGCTACTTTGGAGCAAATAAGACAAGACATGAAGCCTATAGATGGAGATTAAGAGCAGTTAATAGACCATTTGATGAAGCAATTAAGATTGTTCCTTACGGATTACAGATCATGCAAGATCAATACTTCATGGTACCACTCTACTTGGCAAAAGCTCAATGGGTGCAAAATCCAAAACTTGAAGGTCTAATGCTCTACAAATTCTCTTGGGGTCCTGGATTCTTCAACTTCAAGTATCTGAATATGAAAGATTAA
- a CDS encoding oligopeptide ABC transporter ATP-binding protein OppF (with OppABCD is involved in the transport of oligopeptides; OppF and OppD are ATP-binding proteins), which yields MPEVLLEVINLKKYFPRGKKILKAVDDVSFTINYGETLGLVGESGSGKSTLGRTVLRLLEPTDGDIIFEGVNLRRLSPEELRLKRQYMQIIFQDPLASLNPQMTIGQAIEDALIIHNIGTPQQRREKVMELLDIVGIGREFIDSFPHEFSGGQQQRVGIARALALNPKFIVCDEPVSSLDVSIQAQIISLLHILKREFEISYLFISHDLAVVKYLSDKVAVMYLGKIVELAPKDELYDNPLHPYTKALLASVPKMPKDGERQKRFPALKGEIPSPIDLPPGCRFQTRCEFVMDKCRKEEPEFKEVSKGHFVACYLY from the coding sequence ATGCCTGAAGTTCTTCTTGAAGTTATAAATCTAAAAAAATACTTTCCTCGTGGTAAAAAAATATTGAAAGCTGTTGATGATGTCTCTTTTACTATAAATTATGGGGAAACCTTAGGGCTTGTGGGAGAGAGTGGTTCTGGTAAGTCAACTCTTGGAAGAACCGTATTGAGACTGTTAGAGCCAACAGATGGGGATATAATTTTTGAAGGAGTGAATTTAAGAAGGTTAAGTCCAGAAGAGTTGAGATTAAAAAGACAATATATGCAGATTATTTTCCAGGACCCTCTTGCTTCTTTGAATCCACAAATGACTATAGGTCAGGCAATTGAGGATGCTCTTATTATTCATAATATAGGAACACCTCAGCAAAGAAGAGAAAAGGTAATGGAACTTTTAGATATTGTAGGTATTGGTAGAGAATTTATTGATTCTTTTCCTCATGAGTTTTCAGGAGGGCAACAACAAAGAGTAGGAATTGCAAGAGCATTGGCTTTGAACCCAAAATTTATTGTTTGTGATGAGCCTGTATCATCTTTGGATGTTTCCATTCAAGCCCAGATTATTTCTCTACTTCATATATTAAAGAGGGAATTTGAAATATCATATTTATTTATTTCCCATGACTTAGCAGTTGTTAAATACTTGTCCGACAAGGTTGCAGTTATGTACTTGGGGAAGATTGTAGAGCTGGCGCCAAAGGACGAGCTGTATGATAATCCATTGCATCCTTATACAAAAGCTTTATTAGCATCTGTCCCCAAGATGCCTAAAGATGGAGAAAGACAAAAAAGATTCCCAGCACTAAAAGGGGAAATACCGTCACCTATTGATCTTCCTCCAGGATGTAGATTCCAGACAAGATGTGAATTTGTTATGGATAAATGTAGAAAAGAGGAGCCTGAATTTAAGGAGGTTTCAAAAGGGCATTTTGTAGCTTGCTATTTGTATTAG
- a CDS encoding peptide ABC transporter permease (with OppABDF is involved in the transport of oligopeptides of up to 5 amino acids into the cell) gives MAVSTLQQRRVSYWSAAWRRFKRNKMALIGGIYVIITLIMAIFTPWIAPYRYDETHYEHAFEPPSAKFIFGTDDLGRDMFSRILYALRNAYIVGFGSQLVTLIIGVTVGAIAGFRGGLIDTLLMRLVDIMYAFPTFLLNIILVAAFGRGLHIILLAIGITGWAGMARLVRGQVLWLRNSEFVEAARALGAKEGHIIRKYILPNMLGPIVISVAFGIPNGIWIESGMALLGMGVRPPMPSLGAMISYGLGVFLGLPHLAIFPTLFLTLTLLAFTFFGDGLRDALNPRSEV, from the coding sequence ATGGCAGTGTCAACTTTACAACAGAGAAGAGTAAGTTATTGGTCTGCAGCTTGGAGGAGATTCAAAAGAAATAAAATGGCTCTTATAGGAGGAATTTATGTTATAATCACATTAATTATGGCAATATTTACTCCTTGGATTGCACCTTATAGATATGATGAAACTCACTATGAGCATGCTTTTGAGCCCCCAAGCGCTAAGTTTATATTTGGAACAGATGATTTAGGAAGGGACATGTTTAGTAGAATACTATATGCTTTAAGAAATGCCTACATAGTAGGTTTTGGTTCTCAATTGGTCACCTTGATAATTGGAGTTACAGTTGGAGCAATTGCAGGTTTTAGAGGGGGATTGATTGATACTTTACTTATGAGATTAGTAGATATAATGTATGCTTTTCCTACCTTTCTTTTAAACATTATTTTGGTTGCAGCCTTTGGTAGAGGATTGCATATTATCTTACTTGCAATAGGAATCACTGGATGGGCTGGAATGGCAAGATTGGTTCGTGGGCAGGTTTTATGGCTTAGAAATAGTGAGTTTGTTGAAGCAGCAAGGGCTTTAGGAGCAAAAGAGGGGCATATCATACGTAAGTATATATTGCCAAATATGTTGGGACCAATAGTTATTAGTGTTGCCTTTGGAATTCCAAATGGAATTTGGATAGAAAGTGGTATGGCACTACTTGGAATGGGAGTAAGACCTCCTATGCCAAGTTTAGGAGCAATGATAAGTTATGGTTTGGGAGTTTTCTTAGGGCTTCCCCATTTGGCTATATTCCCTACCTTATTTTTAACTTTAACTCTTCTTGCTTTTACCTTCTTTGGTGATGGTTTAAGAGATGCATTAAATCCAAGGAGTGAGGTATAA